From the genome of Streptomyces sp. V1I1, one region includes:
- a CDS encoding DUF1304 domain-containing protein yields MNTTAHVLVGLVAALHAYILVLEMFLWQRKPGRGLSGFDAEMARATAPLAANQGLYNGFLAAGLVWGLIAADPTGYRVQVFFLSCVVIAGLYGGFTANRRILVAQALPGALALAAVLVAG; encoded by the coding sequence ATGAACACAACAGCACATGTCCTGGTCGGCCTCGTGGCCGCGCTCCACGCGTACATCCTGGTTCTGGAGATGTTCCTGTGGCAGCGCAAGCCGGGCCGCGGCCTCTCCGGCTTCGACGCGGAGATGGCCCGCGCGACGGCCCCCCTCGCCGCGAATCAGGGCCTGTACAACGGCTTTCTGGCGGCGGGCCTGGTCTGGGGCCTGATCGCCGCGGACCCGACGGGGTACCGCGTTCAGGTCTTCTTCCTCAGCTGCGTGGTGATCGCGGGCCTGTACGGCGGCTTCACCGCGAACCGGCGCATCCTGGTGGCGCAGGCGCTGCCGGGGGCGCTGGCGCTGGCGGCGGTTCTGGTGGCCGGATGA
- a CDS encoding TetR/AcrR family transcriptional regulator, whose protein sequence is MSTGSTGDPRAERTRARLREALLEECAEHSLEEVSVAALVRRAGLGRATFYLHYPDLQALAVDACAEVVRDAVEALHAWRGTPDPSAPPTALTAFFTGLAPHAAVYRTLLREGGSGPLGDLLHRELRERSRKERELAGAPAPDLIASAVASAFAGVLADWLHGTIAATPEDMASQVWRLLVTLHRTPTN, encoded by the coding sequence ATGAGCACGGGCTCCACCGGCGACCCGCGCGCGGAGCGCACCCGGGCCAGGCTGCGCGAGGCGCTGCTGGAGGAGTGCGCGGAACACTCGCTGGAAGAGGTGAGCGTCGCGGCCCTGGTGCGCAGGGCGGGTCTGGGCCGGGCCACCTTCTATCTGCACTACCCGGACCTGCAGGCGCTGGCGGTCGACGCCTGCGCGGAGGTGGTACGAGACGCGGTGGAGGCCCTCCACGCCTGGCGTGGCACCCCCGACCCGAGCGCTCCCCCGACCGCCCTGACGGCCTTCTTCACCGGGCTGGCTCCGCATGCCGCGGTCTACCGCACCCTGCTGCGCGAGGGTGGCAGCGGCCCGCTGGGCGACCTGCTCCACCGCGAACTGCGCGAACGCAGCCGCAAGGAACGCGAGTTGGCGGGCGCACCGGCCCCGGACCTGATCGCCTCGGCGGTGGCATCGGCGTTCGCGGGCGTCCTGGCGGACTGGCTGCACGGCACGATCGCCGCGACCCCGGAAGACATGGCATCCCAGGTCTGGCGCCTGCTGGTGACGCTCCACCGCACGCCAACGAACTGA
- a CDS encoding gamma-aminobutyraldehyde dehydrogenase, giving the protein MTTELRRLRNYINGEFRDAADGRTIEVVNPATGDVYATSPLSGQADVDAAMDAAAAAFPGWRDTTPAERQKALLKIADAFEERAEDLIAAESENTGKPLELTRTEEIPPMVDQIRFFAGAARMLEGRSAGEYMEGFTSIVRREPVGVCAQVAPWNYPMMMAVWKFAPALAAGNTVVIKPSDTTPASTVLIAEIIGSIVPKGVFNVICGDRETGRAMVEHPTPAMASITGSVRAGMQVAASAAKDVKRVHLELGGKAPVVVFEDTDIAKAVEDIAVAGYFNAGQDCTAAARVLVHESIHDEFVSALAKAAADTKTGMPDDADVLYGPLNNANQLAQVSGFIDRLPAHAKVEAGGHRVGEKGYFYAATVVSGLKQDDEIIQNEVFGPVITVQSFSDEVQALEWANGVEFALASSVWTKDHARAMRMSKSLDFGCVWINTHIPLVAEMPHGGFKKSGYGKDLSAYGFDDYTRIKHVMTSLNA; this is encoded by the coding sequence GTGACCACCGAGCTGCGTCGTCTGCGCAACTACATCAACGGGGAGTTCCGGGACGCCGCCGACGGGCGGACAATCGAGGTCGTCAACCCGGCCACCGGTGACGTGTACGCCACGTCGCCGCTCTCCGGGCAGGCCGACGTCGACGCCGCCATGGACGCTGCCGCGGCCGCCTTCCCCGGCTGGCGCGACACCACCCCGGCCGAGCGCCAGAAGGCCCTGCTGAAGATCGCGGACGCCTTCGAGGAGCGGGCCGAGGACCTGATCGCGGCCGAATCGGAGAACACCGGCAAGCCGCTCGAACTCACCCGCACCGAAGAGATCCCGCCGATGGTGGACCAGATCCGCTTCTTCGCGGGCGCGGCGCGGATGCTGGAGGGCCGGTCGGCCGGCGAGTACATGGAGGGCTTCACCTCCATCGTCCGGCGTGAGCCGGTCGGCGTCTGCGCGCAGGTCGCGCCGTGGAACTACCCGATGATGATGGCCGTCTGGAAGTTCGCGCCGGCGCTGGCGGCGGGCAACACCGTCGTCATCAAGCCGTCCGACACGACGCCCGCGTCGACGGTCCTGATCGCCGAGATCATCGGCTCGATCGTGCCCAAGGGCGTCTTCAATGTCATCTGCGGTGACCGGGAGACCGGCCGCGCGATGGTCGAGCACCCGACGCCGGCGATGGCGTCCATCACCGGTTCCGTACGGGCGGGCATGCAGGTCGCCGCGTCCGCGGCCAAGGACGTCAAGCGCGTCCACCTGGAGCTCGGCGGCAAGGCGCCGGTCGTCGTCTTCGAGGACACCGACATCGCCAAGGCCGTCGAGGACATCGCGGTGGCGGGCTACTTCAACGCGGGCCAGGACTGTACGGCCGCGGCGCGCGTCCTGGTGCACGAGTCGATCCACGACGAGTTCGTCTCGGCGCTGGCGAAGGCGGCGGCGGACACGAAGACGGGCATGCCGGACGACGCGGACGTGCTGTACGGCCCGCTGAACAACGCGAACCAGCTGGCGCAGGTCTCGGGCTTCATCGACCGGCTGCCGGCGCACGCGAAGGTCGAGGCGGGTGGCCACCGGGTCGGCGAGAAGGGCTACTTCTACGCGGCGACGGTCGTCTCCGGCCTGAAGCAGGACGACGAGATCATCCAGAACGAGGTCTTCGGCCCGGTCATCACGGTCCAGTCCTTCTCGGACGAGGTGCAGGCGCTTGAGTGGGCGAACGGCGTGGAGTTCGCGCTGGCGTCTTCGGTGTGGACGAAGGACCACGCGCGGGCGATGCGGATGTCCAAGTCGCTGGACTTCGGGTGTGTGTGGATCAACACGCACATCCCGCTGGTGGCTGAGATGCCGCACGGCGGCTTCAAGAAGTCTGGGTACGGAAAGGACCTGTCGGCGTACGGGTTCGACGACTACACGCGGATCAAGCACGTGATGACGTCGCTGAACGCGTAG
- a CDS encoding Lrp/AsnC family transcriptional regulator: protein MASRNADSRNGTGSSPTIDAVSLAIIEQLQEDGRRPYAAIGKAVGLSEAAVRQRVQKLLDQGVMQIVAVTDPLTVGLRRQAMVGITVEGDVDPVADALTAMAECEYVVMTAGSFDLMVEIVCEDDDHLLEVINKRIRALPGVRTTESFVYLKLKKQTYMWGTR, encoded by the coding sequence GTGGCCAGTCGTAACGCAGACTCCAGGAACGGCACCGGATCGTCCCCGACGATCGATGCCGTCTCTCTCGCAATCATCGAACAGCTCCAGGAGGACGGGCGTCGTCCGTACGCCGCCATCGGCAAGGCCGTGGGCCTGTCCGAAGCGGCCGTCCGGCAGCGCGTCCAGAAGCTGCTCGACCAGGGCGTGATGCAGATCGTCGCCGTCACGGACCCACTCACCGTGGGCCTGCGCCGCCAGGCGATGGTCGGCATCACGGTCGAGGGCGACGTCGACCCGGTGGCCGACGCGCTCACAGCCATGGCCGAGTGCGAGTACGTGGTGATGACCGCGGGCTCGTTCGACCTCATGGTGGAGATCGTCTGCGAGGACGACGACCATCTGCTCGAAGTGATCAACAAGCGGATACGCGCGCTCCCCGGCGTGCGCACCACCGAGAGCTTCGTCTACCTCAAGCTCAAGAAGCAGACCTATATGTGGGGAACCCGATAG
- a CDS encoding aspartate aminotransferase family protein gives MGNPIAVSKDLSKTAYDHLWMHFTRMSSYENAPVPTIVRGEGTYIYDDKGKRYLDGLAGLFVVNAGHGRVELAETAYKQAQELAFFPVWSYAHPKAVELAERLAHHAPGDLNKVFFTTGGGEAVETAWKLAKQYFKLQGKYTKYKVISRAVAYHGTPQGALSITGLPALKAPFEPLVPGAHKVPNTNIYRAPIHGDDPEAFGRWAADQIEQQILFEGPETVAAVFLEPVQNAGGCFPPPPGYFQRVREICDQYDVLLVSDEVICAFGRLGTTFACDKFGYVPDMITCAKGMTSGYSPIGACIISDRLAEPFYKGDNTFLHGYTFGGHPVSAAVGLANLDIFEREGLNQHVLDNEGNFLSTLQKLHDLPIVGDVRGNGFFYGIELVKDKVTKESFTDEETERVLYGFLSKALYENGLYCRADDRGDPVVQLAPPLIADQSTFDEIEQILRTVLTEAWTKL, from the coding sequence GTGGGGAACCCGATAGCCGTGAGCAAGGACCTCTCCAAAACCGCCTACGACCACCTGTGGATGCACTTCACCCGCATGTCGTCGTACGAGAACGCACCCGTCCCCACCATAGTGCGCGGTGAGGGCACCTACATCTACGACGACAAGGGCAAGCGCTACCTCGACGGCCTCGCCGGCCTCTTCGTGGTCAACGCCGGCCACGGCCGCGTAGAGCTCGCCGAGACCGCGTACAAGCAGGCGCAGGAGCTCGCCTTCTTCCCGGTGTGGTCCTACGCCCACCCGAAGGCCGTGGAACTCGCCGAGCGGCTCGCGCACCACGCCCCCGGCGACCTCAACAAGGTCTTCTTCACCACCGGCGGCGGCGAGGCCGTCGAGACCGCCTGGAAGCTGGCGAAGCAGTACTTCAAGCTGCAGGGCAAGTACACCAAGTACAAGGTCATCTCACGTGCCGTCGCCTACCACGGCACCCCGCAGGGCGCCCTGTCCATCACCGGTCTGCCCGCGCTCAAGGCCCCCTTCGAGCCGCTTGTCCCCGGCGCTCACAAGGTGCCGAACACCAACATCTACCGCGCGCCGATCCACGGCGACGACCCGGAGGCCTTCGGCCGCTGGGCCGCCGACCAGATCGAGCAGCAGATCCTCTTCGAGGGCCCCGAGACGGTCGCGGCGGTCTTCCTGGAGCCGGTGCAGAACGCCGGTGGCTGCTTCCCGCCGCCGCCCGGGTACTTCCAGCGGGTCCGTGAGATCTGCGACCAGTACGACGTGCTGCTCGTGTCGGACGAGGTCATCTGTGCCTTCGGCCGGCTCGGCACGACGTTCGCCTGCGACAAGTTCGGCTACGTACCGGACATGATCACCTGCGCCAAGGGCATGACCTCGGGCTACTCCCCGATCGGCGCGTGCATCATCTCCGACCGCCTCGCCGAGCCGTTCTACAAGGGCGACAACACCTTCCTGCACGGTTACACCTTCGGCGGCCACCCGGTCTCCGCCGCGGTGGGCCTGGCCAACCTCGACATCTTCGAGCGCGAGGGCCTCAACCAGCACGTCCTGGACAACGAGGGCAACTTCCTGTCCACGCTGCAGAAGCTGCACGACCTGCCCATCGTCGGCGACGTCCGCGGAAACGGCTTCTTCTACGGCATCGAGCTGGTGAAGGACAAGGTCACCAAGGAGTCCTTCACGGACGAGGAGACCGAGCGCGTGCTCTACGGCTTCCTCTCCAAGGCGCTGTACGAGAACGGTCTGTACTGCCGGGCCGACGACCGCGGTGACCCGGTCGTGCAGCTGGCGCCGCCGCTGATCGCCGACCAGTCGACGTTCGACGAGATCGAGCAGATTCTGCGTACGGTCCTCACGGAGGCCTGGACGAAGCTCTGA
- a CDS encoding ABC transporter ATP-binding protein produces MVAPPDNDVLWARSLHHSHNGSPALVGVSLGVREGEILAVYGPRGSGKTTLLRCLSGQLVADKGEVWFNSSPVHTLTPLLRERLRRHRFGWIDPEPTLVPELTAWENAALPLLLRGASHRKAKAAAMEWLERLDIGACARLRPHALLQAQRQRVATARALVSTPLVLFADEPTATLHRADGAGVLRTLMAAARSHRITVVLATHDPEVATHADRSVTLVDGRRVNSLGTADAEGRAECSLSV; encoded by the coding sequence ATGGTGGCCCCGCCGGACAACGATGTGCTCTGGGCACGTTCCCTGCACCACTCCCACAACGGCTCGCCCGCGCTCGTCGGCGTATCGCTGGGTGTGCGCGAGGGCGAGATCCTCGCCGTGTACGGCCCGCGCGGCAGCGGAAAGACCACGCTGCTGCGGTGCCTGTCCGGCCAACTCGTCGCCGACAAGGGCGAGGTGTGGTTCAACAGCTCCCCCGTGCACACGCTGACCCCGCTGCTGCGCGAGCGGCTCCGGCGCCACCGGTTCGGCTGGATCGACCCCGAGCCGACGCTGGTCCCCGAGCTGACGGCGTGGGAGAACGCGGCCCTGCCGCTGCTGCTGCGCGGCGCGTCGCACCGCAAGGCGAAGGCCGCGGCGATGGAGTGGCTGGAGCGGCTCGACATCGGCGCGTGCGCCCGGCTGCGGCCGCATGCGCTGCTGCAGGCGCAGCGGCAGCGGGTCGCCACGGCGCGGGCGCTGGTCAGCACGCCGCTGGTGCTGTTCGCCGACGAGCCGACGGCGACGCTGCACCGCGCGGACGGGGCGGGGGTGCTGCGTACGTTGATGGCCGCGGCCCGCTCGCACCGGATCACCGTCGTGCTCGCCACGCACGACCCGGAGGTGGCGACGCACGCGGACCGCTCGGTCACGCTCGTGGACGGCCGGCGCGTCAATTCGCTCGGGACCGCCGACGCGGAAGGCCGAGCCGAGTGCTCGCTCTCCGTCTAG
- a CDS encoding LOG family protein, with the protein MVHGHGPQAHSHDREIETLEEFDHVVAHGSLVGHRVQSVDLTDRTFALVSADTTGAVFLGCPMQPDAAAKVRADGALVFPPVPDLPFDPYRGLLYSPDELFEGLAAGGYEATPDALAYDWFQRTKADGDIFASMLRSIHDDAISDALDELLVGARVVGVMGGHAMARGTDAYAGAARLGRALARAGFTVATGGGPGAMEAANLGAYAAPHPDEMLDEALELLSKAPSYIPSISDWAGAAFEVRDRWPGGGDSVGIPTWFYGHEPPNAFAGHIGKYFANATREDGLLARSNAGVIFLPGAAGTVQEIFDSATPNYYESRGEPTPMVLVNRTHWTERLPTWPLLQSLAAGRSMESRIALVDSVDEAPDALRRLTGLG; encoded by the coding sequence ATGGTGCATGGACACGGACCGCAAGCCCACAGCCACGACCGCGAGATCGAGACCCTCGAGGAGTTCGACCACGTCGTCGCCCACGGCTCACTCGTCGGGCACCGCGTCCAGTCCGTCGATCTGACAGACCGCACCTTCGCCCTGGTCTCCGCCGACACCACCGGCGCGGTCTTCCTCGGCTGCCCCATGCAGCCAGACGCCGCCGCCAAGGTCAGGGCCGACGGCGCGCTCGTCTTTCCGCCCGTCCCCGATCTGCCCTTTGACCCGTACCGCGGGCTCCTGTACTCCCCCGACGAGCTCTTCGAAGGCCTCGCCGCCGGCGGCTACGAAGCCACCCCCGACGCCCTCGCCTACGACTGGTTCCAGCGGACCAAGGCCGACGGCGACATCTTCGCCTCGATGCTCCGGTCGATCCACGACGACGCGATCTCCGACGCCCTGGACGAACTCCTCGTCGGCGCCCGCGTCGTGGGCGTGATGGGCGGCCACGCGATGGCCCGCGGCACCGACGCGTACGCCGGCGCCGCCCGCCTCGGCCGGGCCCTCGCGAGGGCCGGGTTCACCGTCGCCACTGGCGGCGGACCCGGTGCGATGGAGGCCGCGAACCTCGGTGCGTACGCCGCCCCGCACCCCGACGAGATGCTCGACGAGGCGCTCGAACTCCTCTCCAAGGCCCCCTCCTACATCCCCTCGATCTCCGACTGGGCGGGCGCCGCCTTCGAGGTGCGGGACCGCTGGCCCGGCGGTGGTGACTCCGTCGGCATCCCCACCTGGTTCTACGGCCACGAGCCGCCGAACGCCTTCGCGGGCCACATCGGCAAGTATTTCGCCAACGCCACCCGCGAGGACGGCCTCCTCGCCCGCTCCAACGCCGGTGTGATCTTCCTGCCCGGCGCCGCCGGCACGGTCCAGGAGATTTTCGACAGCGCGACCCCGAACTACTACGAGTCCCGCGGCGAGCCGACCCCCATGGTCCTCGTCAACCGCACGCACTGGACGGAGCGGCTCCCCACCTGGCCGCTGCTCCAGTCCCTTGCGGCGGGCCGCTCGATGGAGTCCCGTATCGCGCTCGTCGACTCGGTCGACGAGGCGCCCGACGCGCTGCGCCGCCTCACCGGCCTCGGTTAA
- a CDS encoding ABC transporter ATP-binding protein: protein MALLRLEGVTVRFGARTALDSVDLEVAEHEIVCVLGPSGSGKSTLLRIVAGLQTADAGRVLLSGADQAGVPVHRRGVGLMFQDHQLFPQRDVGGNVAFGLRMHGSGRAEQARRVDELLELVGLPAAQRRAVASLSGGEQQRVALARALAPEPRLLMLDEPLGQLDRGLRERLVVELRGLFGRLGTTVLAVTHDQGEAFALADRVVVMRDGRIAQAGTPLEVWERPASEFVARFLGFDNVVAATVSGAAADTVWGKIPVPGGSPQGECKVLVRPAGVRLADASEGLPCTVEGRTFRGNHVAVQLRPCDGPPLEAECSLRDAPEEGAEVGVVFAAADVVVLDPAG, encoded by the coding sequence ATGGCGTTGCTGCGGCTTGAGGGCGTGACCGTGCGGTTCGGGGCGCGGACGGCGCTCGACTCGGTGGATCTGGAGGTCGCCGAGCACGAGATCGTCTGCGTGCTGGGGCCGAGCGGCAGCGGTAAGTCAACGCTGCTGCGGATCGTCGCCGGGCTGCAGACCGCCGACGCCGGGCGGGTGCTGCTGTCCGGCGCGGACCAGGCCGGGGTGCCGGTGCACCGGCGCGGTGTGGGCCTGATGTTCCAGGACCACCAGCTCTTCCCGCAGCGCGACGTTGGCGGCAACGTCGCCTTCGGGCTGCGGATGCACGGCAGCGGCCGGGCCGAACAGGCCCGCCGCGTCGACGAGTTGCTGGAGCTCGTCGGGCTGCCTGCCGCGCAGCGCCGGGCCGTTGCCTCGCTGTCCGGCGGGGAGCAGCAGCGGGTGGCGCTGGCCCGCGCGCTCGCGCCGGAGCCCCGGCTGCTGATGCTGGACGAGCCGCTCGGCCAGCTGGACCGCGGGCTGCGGGAGCGTCTCGTCGTCGAACTGCGCGGGCTTTTCGGGCGGTTGGGCACCACCGTGCTCGCCGTCACCCACGACCAGGGCGAGGCCTTCGCGCTCGCCGATCGCGTCGTCGTCATGCGGGACGGACGGATCGCCCAGGCGGGAACGCCGCTGGAGGTCTGGGAGCGGCCCGCGTCCGAGTTCGTGGCCCGCTTCCTCGGCTTCGACAATGTGGTGGCGGCGACGGTGAGCGGTGCCGCCGCAGACACGGTGTGGGGCAAGATCCCGGTGCCGGGGGGTTCGCCGCAGGGCGAGTGCAAGGTGCTGGTCCGGCCCGCCGGGGTGCGGCTGGCCGACGCCTCGGAGGGGCTGCCCTGCACGGTCGAGGGGCGTACGTTCCGGGGCAACCACGTCGCCGTACAGCTGCGGCCCTGTGACGGGCCGCCGCTGGAGGCGGAGTGCTCGCTGCGGGACGCGCCGGAGGAAGGGGCCGAGGTGGGGGTCGTCTTCGCCGCGGCCGATGTGGTGGTGCTGGACCCGGCAGGGTGA
- a CDS encoding iron ABC transporter permease, whose product MAGPVAFFAVFFAYPVVAIVGRGLEIDGVWQFGRIGEVLGRSDIQQVLWFTVWQALASTTLTLLIALPGAYVFARLDFPGKRLLRAVVTVPFVLPTVVVGTAFLALLGRGGLLDELWGVRFDTTVWAILLAHVFFNYAVVVRTVGGLWSQLDPRQEEAARVLGAGRFAAWRRVTLPALAPAVAAAALMVFLFTFTSFGVVLILGGPAFSTLEVEIYRQTAQLLDLPTAAVLTLLQFAAVGAILAVHARTVRRRETALKLVDPAQTARRPRGAGQWALLGAVLATILLLVLAPLGVLVERSFDGPGGYGFGYYRALASSDASGGAFLVPPIDAVWNSLSYALVATAIALAVGGLAAAALTRKAGRLVRGFDALLMLPLGVSAVTVGFGFLITLDKPPLDLRGSWILVPLAQALVGVPFVVRIMLPVLRAVDERLREAAAVLGASPLRVWREVDLPLVRRALLIAAGFAFAVSLGEFGATVFIARPDNPTLPVAVARLLGRPGELNYGQAMALSTILMVVCAAALLLLERIRTDKTSGEF is encoded by the coding sequence ATGGCCGGGCCCGTCGCGTTCTTCGCGGTCTTCTTCGCCTATCCCGTCGTCGCGATCGTCGGCCGCGGTCTGGAGATCGACGGGGTATGGCAGTTCGGGCGGATCGGCGAGGTGCTGGGCCGCTCCGACATTCAGCAGGTGCTGTGGTTCACCGTCTGGCAGGCGCTCGCCTCCACAACGCTCACCCTGCTGATCGCGTTGCCCGGTGCGTACGTCTTCGCCCGCCTCGACTTTCCCGGGAAGCGGCTGCTGCGGGCGGTGGTCACCGTTCCGTTCGTGCTGCCGACCGTCGTCGTAGGGACGGCGTTCCTGGCGCTGCTGGGTCGCGGCGGACTGCTCGACGAGCTGTGGGGCGTCAGATTCGACACGACCGTCTGGGCGATCCTGCTCGCCCATGTCTTCTTCAACTACGCGGTGGTCGTACGGACCGTGGGCGGCCTGTGGTCGCAACTCGACCCGCGTCAGGAGGAGGCCGCGCGAGTCCTGGGCGCCGGGCGGTTCGCGGCCTGGCGGCGGGTGACGCTGCCCGCGCTCGCGCCCGCCGTGGCAGCGGCCGCCCTGATGGTCTTTCTGTTCACCTTCACCTCCTTCGGCGTCGTACTGATCCTCGGCGGGCCGGCCTTCTCCACACTTGAGGTGGAGATCTACCGTCAGACGGCTCAACTGCTGGATCTGCCCACGGCGGCGGTGCTCACGCTGCTGCAGTTCGCCGCGGTCGGCGCGATCCTCGCCGTGCACGCGCGGACGGTACGGCGGCGGGAGACCGCGCTGAAGCTGGTGGACCCGGCGCAGACCGCGCGCCGACCGCGTGGCGCGGGACAGTGGGCGCTGCTCGGCGCGGTGCTCGCCACGATCCTGCTGCTGGTCCTGGCCCCGCTCGGCGTCCTGGTCGAGCGCTCCTTCGACGGTCCCGGAGGCTATGGCTTCGGCTACTACCGGGCGCTCGCCTCCAGCGATGCGAGCGGTGGGGCGTTCCTCGTGCCGCCCATCGACGCCGTGTGGAACTCCTTGAGTTACGCATTGGTCGCGACCGCCATCGCGCTCGCCGTCGGCGGTCTCGCCGCGGCCGCGCTCACCCGGAAGGCCGGCCGGCTGGTGCGCGGCTTCGACGCGCTGCTGATGCTGCCGCTCGGCGTCTCCGCGGTGACCGTCGGCTTCGGGTTCCTCATCACCCTCGACAAGCCGCCGCTCGATCTGCGCGGGTCGTGGATTCTGGTGCCCCTCGCCCAAGCGCTGGTCGGCGTGCCCTTCGTCGTACGCATCATGCTGCCGGTACTGCGAGCGGTGGACGAACGACTGCGCGAGGCCGCGGCGGTGCTCGGCGCGTCCCCGCTGCGTGTGTGGCGGGAGGTGGATCTGCCGTTGGTGCGGCGGGCGCTGCTGATCGCCGCGGGGTTCGCATTCGCCGTGTCGCTCGGCGAGTTCGGGGCGACCGTCTTCATCGCCAGGCCCGACAACCCGACGCTGCCGGTGGCCGTGGCGCGCCTTCTCGGCCGGCCCGGTGAGCTCAACTACGGGCAGGCGATGGCGCTGAGCACGATCTTGATGGTGGTGTGCGCGGCGGCGCTACTGCTCCTCGAACGCATCCGTACCGACAAGACCTCCGGAGAGTTCTGA
- a CDS encoding thiamine ABC transporter substrate binding subunit, with protein MSTTKKLTVTAVAAALGISTLAACGGESEDSSTGGSKSKTVTLVSHDSFAASPAVLKEFTQETGYTVKVLKSGDAGAALNKEILTKGSPQGDVFFGVDNTLLSRALDNDLFTPYAAKGLGQVSDEAQLDKDKHRVTPVDTGDICVNYDKKYFADKKLAPPQSFDDLIKPEYKNLLVTENVATSSPGLGFLLGSVGRYGDEGWQDYWKKLKANGVKVVDGWEQAYNEEFSGSAGGKKAKADRPLVVSYASSPPAEVLFAKPQPTEAPTGVATGTCFRQTEFAGLLDGAKNEAGGKALLDFLVSKKFQEDMPLNMFVNPVVKDAKLPELFTKFGAVVDKPETVAPDKIAKNREQWVQSWSSLVLK; from the coding sequence GTGAGCACCACCAAGAAGTTGACGGTTACCGCCGTCGCCGCCGCTCTCGGCATCTCGACCCTCGCGGCCTGCGGCGGGGAGTCCGAGGACTCCTCCACCGGCGGCTCGAAGTCCAAGACCGTGACGCTCGTCAGCCATGACTCCTTCGCCGCCTCCCCGGCCGTGCTGAAGGAGTTCACCCAGGAGACCGGCTACACGGTCAAGGTGCTCAAAAGCGGTGACGCGGGCGCGGCCCTCAACAAGGAGATCCTCACCAAGGGCTCCCCGCAGGGCGATGTCTTCTTCGGCGTCGACAACACCCTGCTTTCGCGGGCGCTCGACAACGACCTGTTCACGCCGTACGCCGCCAAGGGCCTCGGCCAGGTGTCCGACGAGGCGCAGCTCGACAAGGACAAGCACCGTGTCACGCCCGTCGACACCGGCGACATCTGCGTCAACTACGACAAGAAGTACTTCGCCGACAAGAAGCTCGCGCCCCCGCAGTCCTTCGACGACCTGATCAAGCCCGAGTACAAGAACCTCCTCGTCACCGAGAATGTCGCGACCTCGTCGCCCGGTCTCGGCTTCCTCCTCGGCAGCGTCGGCAGGTACGGCGACGAAGGCTGGCAGGACTACTGGAAGAAGCTGAAGGCCAACGGCGTCAAGGTCGTCGACGGCTGGGAGCAGGCGTACAACGAGGAGTTCTCCGGTTCGGCCGGTGGTAAGAAGGCCAAGGCGGACCGGCCGCTGGTCGTCTCGTACGCCTCCAGCCCGCCCGCGGAGGTGCTCTTCGCCAAGCCGCAGCCGACCGAGGCGCCCACCGGCGTCGCGACCGGAACCTGCTTCCGTCAGACGGAGTTCGCGGGTCTTCTCGACGGCGCGAAGAACGAGGCGGGCGGCAAGGCCCTGCTGGACTTCCTGGTCTCCAAGAAGTTCCAGGAGGACATGCCGCTCAACATGTTCGTGAACCCGGTGGTCAAGGACGCGAAGCTGCCCGAGCTGTTCACCAAGTTCGGCGCGGTCGTCGACAAGCCGGAGACCGTCGCACCTGACAAGATCGCCAAGAACCGTGAGCAGTGGGTCCAGTCGTGGTCCTCGCTCGTGCTGAAGTAA